One window from the genome of Kluyveromyces marxianus DMKU3-1042 DNA, complete genome, chromosome 3 encodes:
- the OKP1 gene encoding Okp1p, whose amino-acid sequence MSKWHQLLAYSTLFDDLGKIKTNCLFMRFRCPLAIIAAKKNTIRKWKLACKGLRGSLSTAVIIMSKRYVDDILSSDAGSSDSDLSFENINGDDYRIDVDERDIGKRNTTSRAHDDLRAGPPYNLESVFEMPEEPVTPRTENANNNELSDDYQDENDNTMVKDIVTPPRERKRVRFGVNEKDDSEDYSNVNPWDFKRLIRKLYKEQLPDTYQIRNWKRPQRELVTSFIEMIENNVELASAEVFDQYGDELDRFYKSNGERDDLKEKLEVNVYDIIYNIKKRLKRTKFPSKIWVDNLDLEYVYAKGEFIKKRYESELDHAEEIERQLLREEEHVKSLKLEGEAKIKKHKETLTAELSELSKNLHPSLSTALTNSFGLIKDSQMSNTIYQRDKLDFNLRLKTDFSQPLKLDSDDTADNDVMQTLKSAQNLADEILGKLSNITG is encoded by the coding sequence ATGTCAAAATGGCACCAGCTTCTTGCCTACTCTACTCTATTTGACGATTTaggaaaaataaaaactaattgtttgtttatgaGATTCCGATGCCCTTTAGCTATTATTGCTgccaaaaagaatacaataAGGAAGTGGAAGCTAGCTTGTAAAGGTCTACGGGGGAGTTTATCGACCGCAGTTATTATCATGTCCAAACGATATGTGGATGATATCCTTTCTTCTGATGCCGGAAGTAGCGATAGCGATCTAAGTTTTGAGAACATAAATGGAGATGACTATCGAATAGACGTTGATGAACGGGATATAGGTAAGCGTAACACAACATCCAGAGCACATGATGATTTGCGAGCAGGTCCACCATACAATTTGGAAAGTGTTTTTGAAATGCCAGAGGAACCAGTTACTCCAAGGACTGAAAATGCAAACAATAATGAGTTGTCTGACGATTACCAAGATGAGAATGATAATACTATGGTAAAGGATATTGTAACACCACCAAGGGAAAGGAAACGTGTACGATTTGGAGTAAATGAGAAAGATGATAGTGAGGATTATAGCAATGTCAACCCATGGGATTTTAAAAGACTGATACGAAAACTTTACAAGGAACAGTTACCGGACACATATCAGATACGGAACTGGAAACGACCACAAAGGGAATTAGTGACAAGTTTTATTGAAATGATAGAAAATAACGTGGAATTGGCATCTGCAGAGGTTTTCGACCAATACGGAGATGAACTCGACCGCTTCTACAAATCCAACGGTGAACGTGATGATCTCAAAGAGAAGTTGGAAGTCAACGTATACGACatcatatataatataaagaagCGATTGAAAAGAACTAAATTCCCATCCAAAATATGGGTAGACAATCTTGATTTGGAGTATGTATACGCTAAAGGAGAATTCATTAAAAAGAGGTACGAATCTGAGCTTGATCACGCcgaagaaattgaaagGCAATTGctcagagaagaagagcatGTTAAGTCGTTGAAACTGGAGGGTGAAGCCAAGATTAAGAAACATAAAGAAACGCTAACAGCAGAGCTATCGGAGCTCTCAAAGAACTTGCACCCATCGTTATCAACCGCTCTAAcaaattcttttggtttgatCAAAGACTCTCAAATGTCGAATACAATCTACCAACGTGATAAACTAGATTTCAATCTCCGTCTCAAAACAGATTTCTCTCAACCTCTAAAACTTGATTCGGATGATACTGCGGACAATGATGTAATGCAAACATTAAAATCAGCACAGAATCTCGCAGACGAAATCTTGGGTAAATTGTCGAATATTACAGGGTGA